The genomic window CAAAAAGCACAGTCttaaaggagggaaaagagtCTAAAAGGAATTCCCAAGTTTTATATATTGTAGCATGGTTGCCAAAGGTCTGAGAATTACATTTTGTTAATGGCGAAGAGGCCAAGAACAATGGAAGTTAGTGAAGAAGATGAACAATGGTGAGGTTAGTGGATGGTAATGGTTGAGCAGGATCTAAACTCAGCTGTTGTTAAAGATAATGCCTCTAGCTTCTTGCAATTTGTTAACCCATCAACCCATGCCCCTTGTCTTCGAGAGCCAAAACGTTTGAATCTAACCCATTTTCACTCCTGAATTTCATTATCGTCATTAGAGGGGTTTTGGCTGCAATGTATCAGTCAACAAAAATATTCGGATAACTTTACAATTTAGTCataattttaaaggagatctTATTTCAGGGTTTTACTAGGTCTGCAGCAAATATAACAAAACAATAGAAATAAATTCTAACTGAATTGTTCATGAATAAACAGATTTGTTTTTATATCAGTTCGATTCTCTTGCTTATTTGGATAGATTTCTACACTTCCATGCATTCAGATTCAAGTAAGACATGTGTAGACAGAAGAGATCTAGCTTAATTTGGAATTGTGCTCAGCACTAACAGtctgggcccaagggcctgtttctgtgccatactgCTCGATGTCCATAGCTTTGTGGTGAAAGGGAGAAAGTTTAAGGAGATTCTTGAGGCAAACATTTTACACAGAAATTGGGTGCCTAGAATGCAGAGTCAGGGGacgtggtggaagcagagatgatagcaacatttaaaaggtgcTTAGACAGACATTTGAACAGGCAAGGAATGGAGGAATATAGACCATCTGCAGGCAAACGTGTTTAAATTGGCATCGTGGTCAGCACGCTGTACAGTTTCAACAAAATTAAGATATTGCAGCATAAAATATCCTGTGCCCTTTACACTTGGAATGACAACCATGCTCAAATCTCACATTGTCCCAATGAAGCAGTGATGTACAGCACAGTTTAATCATGGACAAATGAAAGCAGATGAGGAAGGAGTTGATTGCTAAGTGGGATACAAAGGAAGAATAGGCTGGTAGGAGATAAGTGAAACCAAATAAGAGAGGGACGATGGAGCCAGGGGAGGTTCCACCAATCATCTACCAACCCGTTTCACCTTCCGTCTCACCTCTTTGTACTGTCTATCTTCCCTCTACAATCAGTTTCATGATGCAGGGCCTTGACCCTAAACATTGACTATTTCTTTGCcttcgtagatgctgcttgacccaccatttttccagcagtttgttctttgtTCCAGTTCCCAAGTTTTTTGTCTCTTCTTGTATCAATCTTCGACTGCTGGGTCTGTCTCAGTTAGTGACACCTTTATCCCCAAGTCTGTTGTCCAGAGACTGGAGATGGAATGCTGCCATTCAGAAGATAATCTAAACTGTTCTTTCACTTTTCCTAAGTTAAACTTCCTCTGCAACCAAAATTCATCCCTCAGCCAACATTAATGAAAAAAGATTATCTGATTATTGCTATATAGCTGTGTGTGGGAGCTTCCTGCGCACAGATGGCTGCCATGTTGCCCAGGGTTCGATGGTGTGCACACTTCAGAAGTATCTCACAGAATATAAAGGACTTTGGGTTTATGTGCAGGGGCGAACGGTATTAGAGCAATGTAGATCTTGTCCAGTAACCAGGTATTTATAAACCAGGAGGGGAGAGTTATTGGGCCTGGCCAGTTGGCATAAAAAGGTGGACAGAAAATGTACTCTATCTGTTGGAAATTCTCTGTTTTAACTGATACTGTTTTTCCCATGGGAATGTGACAGTCTATTTACAATTGAGATTTGTCCCTGTGAGCAGTTGCCAGTACCAATCACACGGTGATGCTGTAGAGCACATCCTTGCGCGATCTCTGATGCGCCCACTGCATTTCAGCTCCAGAATATGGTTAAACATAGAATGTATAAAtcataaaaatatttttttaacttAGAGGAGCAGGTCATTCAGTCTGCAAGTCCATGTCAAGAAATAGTTCTGCAGTTTAATTCCATATTCCAATACTGGGTCTAAAGCGTGACTGATCACAGTTCTTCAAGTAAATTTCTGAATGTGATGACCTTCTGGCCTCTGGATATGTTTTTAATcagcacatataaaatgctggaggaactctgtaggccgggcagcatccatgggaaagagtatagtcgacgtaAAAGAATTTAAAATGGACCTGAGGAGCAGCATTTCCACAAAATGGGTAGTGAGTTCATGGAATGAGATATCAGAGAAAGTGGTAGAGGTGGCTACAATTACCATGTTTAATATatatttggacaagtacatggagaggaaagttttagaggaacATACCACACAATTGCTGCATGaattcagcagggcagacagcttCTATGGAATTGACtaaaacagtcgatatttcgggcagagacccttcatcaggactgggaaggaaagggggaaggtGCCGGAAGAAAACGATGAAGGGGGAGTCAAGCTAGATGGTTATAGGTGAATCCgcgtgggtgggaaaggtaaggggctggggaagaaagaaacaaatgggagaagagagtggaccatgggagaaagagcaGAAAGGGGGGCaccagaggaggtgataggcaggtgaagaaaaGGGAtgagagtagggaatagaagaagagggagggggaggggatgttcAAGCCTTCAGGCTGGAGGATATcttgatggaatatgaggtgttgttcctccaccctgagagtggcctcgacATGGCAGAAGAGGAAACCATGGGCAGtggtgcagaaagtttgaagttaataactcatcaggggtgaagaaggtgatgagttattaacttcaaacttcctgcataatcactcaaagagttgaactgcttgtgcatgtaacgagagctgtacaactcatctccttctaccttaggtcacgaacatatcaatcactccTGTTGTGGACTCTTTCTGCAGGTccaggatctgtatgctccacgaccgctggactaagtgtaaaTGTAgtaggggactatgttgaaaaataaatgtgctaggttttctaaaatggactccgTCTACCTTGGGCCACAGCTTATCTTCTCAGTCACTCCTGGTAtatgcactttaataataaatttactttgaactttgatgtgctGTCTCCAGCAATATGTTTCTGATTCAGATTCGAAGTTCGTCCTTTTATTTACACTGTTGCAAGCAGGAAGTTGGCTTTCTGGAAATGAATGAGTCAGTTAAAACTATTTCCCAGTACTTCAGAGTTGAAGCTGCGCTGTGGCAGGTCTGCAGTAAGTCCGCAGGCGTAGCAATTGTAATTACGTTGCGAATTGTTTTCATCACATCGCTTCATAAAATGGATGGGGATGATCCCTGCACATCCAGCCAGACTGAAACGGAACAGGACGAAACGGAGGGAGAGAATTCGCCTCGAACTAAAATTAAAAGGAGCTCAGAAACCTCCATGCCCTCTGGCCGCCAGTTGGTTATGTTCCACAGAGGGAAGGCGGAGGCAACTCTCGCAATTAATGTTGCCGCGGCCCGAGCTTTGCAGAATATGATGAGAACCAACCTGGGACCCAAGGGCACCGTGAAAATGCTAGTGTCGGAGGCGGGCGACATCAGAATAACCAAGAGCGGAGGGCTTCTGCTGCGGAGCCTGAGACAGCAGCACCCCGCCGCCTCCTTCATCGCCCAGACAGTACTATCCATGAATGACAGGACGGGAGACGGCGCCACGTCCGCCGTGCTGTTGGTTGGGGAGATGCTGAAGGAGGCCGAACGCTATGTCTCGCAGGGAGTCCACCCCAGGATCATCGTGGAGGGGCTGAAAGCGGCCAAGAAGGAAGCCATCTATTGCCTTGATGAGCTGTGGGAGGACGTGGACAAATCCATTATGCAGAAGGTGGCTCGGACCTCGATCGGCACCAAGGTCTGCGCGGAGCTGGCGGAGATTCTGGCCGAGCCAGTGGCGACCGCGGTGAACTCAGTCTCTCAATCGAGGGAGCCCGTCGACCTGAAGCGGGTGCACCTGGTGGCGATGGGGCATGAGTTGGAGCAGGATGTCAGGCTGGTTAACGGGGTTGTCCTGGAACAAAGGGGCCGTCATCCCGACAAGAAGTGGCGAAAGGAGGATGCATTTGTCCTCGCCTTCAATGTGGCCTTGAAGCAAGAGAATCGCAAGCACAGCTCCCGCTACTTCTACATCGACGCGGGCAGGAAGCAGAGGTCGGCAGAGGCGGAGCGGAGGGTAATCCgggagaatgtgaggaagattATAGCGCTGAAATGGGATGTGTGCGGCAACTCCGAGAAAAGCTTCATTGTGGTCAACCAGAAGGGGATAGATCCAGTGGCGCTTGGGGAATTTGCTAGCGAGGGGATAGTGGCGCTGTGGAGTGTCAAAAAGAGCGACGTAGAGATGCTGCCCCTCGGTTGCGGCGGCCGGGTGGTGAGCTCTTTGCAGGATCTGAGCGCAGAGTGCCTGGGGCACGCCGGGCTGGTGTACCAGGAGACCCAGGGAGGGAGCACCTACACCTTCTTCGAGCAGTGTGACGACCCCCGGTGTGTCTCCCTCCTCATCAGGGACTCCAATGAGCATACTCTCGCCCAGGTCAAGGAGGCCGTCTTGCATGGCATGAGGGCGGTTAAGAACAGCGTCGATGACGGTAGCGCCATGCCCGGGGCCGGGGCGGTGGAGATACGCATCAGAAACCAGCTGGTCCACCACAGGGGTACCGAGATGAAGGGCGCGGCCCTGCTGGGGTTCCAGGCTTTCGCCGAAGCCATCCTGACTATCCCAAAGACGCTGGTTGAGAACGCGGGCCTTGACCCCTACGAGGTCGTGTCCAAAGCTCTGGATGCGGAGGAGCAAACCACCATCCCCGTGGGGATTGACCTGTCCTCGGGTGAATTATTCCAAGATTGGCAGACTCCCGTCTGGGACAATTGCCTCGTCAAACATCAGCTGATACACACCAGCACTGCCATCGTCTGCAATCTTCTTTTAGTGGATGGGATTGTGGGGACAGATAAAACACTGACGCCAGTGGATTTGACCAGATAGTCAAAGTCGTCTTCATTGCAGTATATTGTCTCACAATTCAGAAGGGGGGCCATTATACCCATTGCGCTTGTGCCGGCTCAGATTGTTCCTATTATCTCCCCATGTTTCTCCTCCAGCACACTGACACAAGCAGAGAAGTCAAGCATCTTGCCAGCATTCTTTtgggatatgggggggggggggggcggcaacAAAACCTCTGGAGAATCCAcacagtgtacaaactccttacggacagcaccAAAGTTAGGATCGAACCCTGGTTTCTGGAGCTGTACCACCCCGAGTGATTGATTCTACTTTTGCAACGGAGGTGGATCAGATTTTATTAAAAGGACTTAAAATTATTCAGGTGCAAGGAAGAGTAAACATCATACACTGTTTTGGAATGTATGGATGAGATTGAAATAACTAAAACTGAATAAATGCTATCAATATGCACATGGTCTCGATGTCATTCTTAAACACCATCATTACAGTGTATGGCAAGAGTAGTCATTGACCTGGAGTTTGGAATTGCAGCCAGTCTCCTCTATGGTACTGTGAAACTCACTGCAACTGAAATGGCTGCATGTAAGTTAAATGCAGAATTATGATTCTGATTGTGCACAGCCTATGTAACTAGATTAATAGTCTATAAATTTAGATGAATGTAACCATGAAATTTCTGGATTATTTTTAAAACCTCCTTTAACAAAAGAGTATTATTGCAGTCATCAATTGAGATGTCCCtacgatcactgatctctctttaAGAAGTCTATCTTGTTATtacatgctctcattatttattgttatttatttatattagtatttgcagcttgttgtcttttctactcttgctctttcattgatcctgcttacaatgactatttgctgagtatgcccataggaaaaataatctcagggttgtatgcagtGACAcattatgtactctgataattaattttattttgacttttgtACTTTGAAAAACCTGAATGACTTTCTAATTTATTTTTCAATAAGGGATCTGCCATCCTTACCCCTTCTGGCCTGaagacagcgagtgggaataaaaaaggCTTTTTTTTCTGCTTGATAGTGTTGGCACATGggctagtggataaggcatcggtctagtgatctgaaggtcactgtttCGAGcctggcatggagaggggaaggcttgcagcttgggcaactgctggtctcccatacaaccctgctcaggcctgcaccctggaaaccttccaaggcacaaatccatgataTTTTCTGTTTGattgccaatgactagtggtgttcctcaggagtcagtattgcacctgctatttttcacattgtttgtcaatgattttgataatggaattgatagctttgtggcaaagtttgcagatgatacaaagataggtggaggagtaggtagtgctggGGAAGCAATGTGGATGCAGCAGGactgagacaaattggaagaatgggccaaaaagtggcagatggaatacagtgttgggcaatggatgataatacattttggtaaaaggtacaatagtgcagactattatctaaatggggagaaggttcaaacatcagagctacatagggacttaggagtccttgcgcacaactcccagaaggttaatttacatgttCAGTctttggtaaagaaggcaaatgccatgttggcatgtattttaaggggaatagaatataaaagcaaggagataatgctgagcctttataagacatttgaaatattgtcaacagttttagacCCCAATACTCtgaaaggatgattccaggaatgaaggggttaacatacaaggagtgtTTGGTAGCTTTGAGCCTACACTCACTGAAACTTGGAAGAAtgtggtgggatctcattgaaacctaccaaatgttgaaaggactagatagcgtagatgtggagaggatgtttcctacagtgggagtacccagaacttgagggcacagcctcaaaattgatagGCAACCTttaagaacagaggtaaggaggaattttttagccagagaatagtgaatttgtggaaaggcagaagttgatcgtttcctgaatcgtcaggacatcaaaggatacggCAAGAAGACAGGTGTATATGGCAAGAAGGTGGGATCAGCCACCTGATGGAattgcggagcagacttgatgggctgaatggcctaaatctgcccctatgtcttatggtcttacgtatGTGATTCCAGACGCatcgttatacagcatggaaacaagccccaCATGCCAACATTTATAAGCCAGCTAAGAAGCCCATTTAAGCCTCACTTGCTTCTTTTTAGCTAATACTCTGAgtcgaaacctttcctatccatgtacctgtccaaatgtcttttaagtgtTGTGATTTTAACTGTCTCGACCACTTCCCcagcacctcattccatatatgcACCACCCTCTATATGACAAACTTGCACCTCAGGTCCCTTTCAaatcttttcccctctcaccttaaacctgtgccctctagttttagattcccTTTCCCTAGATTTCACTATTGATTCACTATACCTAAGCCCCTCCTGCTTTTATACACCCTTATTGATTCATTGATTTGTAATGGTAACCTGAAAAGATCCAGTTGAGCAtggaattcaggaacagttaccaagGGCAAAATATCCCACATCTCACAAATAAGTACATTGTTAAAAATCCTGAAACTGTTTTCCATCGATCTCTACTCGAATATGGGACGTGCACAGATCTGCAATCTCCTTAATTCTCACCTTTGAACATCAGTGACCCATTGAAAGGTTAAAATATATTACAATAAATTCTCACGCAAAATGCTCTGAAAATATTCCATCCTTTCACAAGAAGTGAGAATGTATCTTTTGGAGGTAATGTCATGTATAGAACTGAGAGGTGAACATAAGGTGCTGGTAAACATTGATTGGTTTTATGTTGGTTCAGTAAGAATTAAGCAGGCAAGCAGACCAGATGAAGAGTTCAATCCATAACGGTAATTGTCCtttcctccccatagatgctgcctgacctgctgagctcctccagcattttgtgtgtcgctGGGAGAGAGAAGACAAGCTTGTTTTAATTAGCAGAGAGGATGAAGTCATGAtggataggagaaagggaagtttGCTAAGGCCAGGTTAGGTAGCGGTGATGTTACCATTTGGTTAATGAGGACATACGGGAAGAGAGAGAACACAAATGCAGCTCATCATATAGGAAATCAAgtcgtcaagtcaacttttattgtcattttgaccataactgctggtacagtgcatagtagacaacctttttcaggaccgtggtgttacatgacacagtacaaaaaactagactgaactatgtaataaagaaaaaacacagagaaagctacactagactacagacctacactggactgcataaaatgcacaatacagtgcaggcatacaataaataataaacaggacagtaggacaaggtgtcagtccaggctttggacTTCGGGAAATGAGGAGCAGTTCAGACTGTGACAGTGAGAGAGAAAAGCTGAGCCAATGTTACTGATGAGTGACCTACAGCAAATCTGTCTGGTTCTGATGTAAACAGAGCAATGAAGTTTCCTAAATTTGTTGCACTCAATGTCTGCAGGAGGAAGATGCAATAACCTACTCAAGTGTAGGTTGGGTCTTCTGTAACCATGCAGATGGCCACAGATATATtagagtgggactgaggagtgCAAAGACAGGTAAGAGGAAGTTCAGGCTGAATGCAGCCACATAATCAATctcaatatctctctctctcacacacacacacacacacacacacacatctatgaCTGGCTACATGAATGCAAGCTTTTTCAACTAACCATCATTAAGTTGTTCTTTGCACTTACACCAGTGGGAGGAGCATGACATGAAGATCATGCTGGGTCAGCAGAGAAGTGCCCTCTCAATACCAGGGTCTTGGCAAAAGTACATGTTTTCACTGGACAGGAAATCACCCAATTTTATCTCCTCCAAACATGTGCACTTGCGACAAAAATGTTGCAGAAATGTTAATGGCCCTATGAGATTGATTGTACTCGAGGCATCCTTAAAGAATACCCAGGCTGATACAGTATATAGTCATAGGGTTATAGAGCACAGTAATAGGACTTCAatcccaacttgtccatgccaactaTCTTTTCTGTTTGAAATTATTTCCCCTCAGGTCCCTTCATTTTctctcttctcaccttaaatctatgccctttagtcttagactcccctgcTATGGGAAAAAAGCCGTTACCATTCATTTCTTCTATGCCCTTCCTGATTTTATGTACCTCTGTAAGGCCACCCTCAGTCTCTTATGCTGCAGCTtagttctgcaccctctccaacttaatgacatccttcctatagcatgGGAAGCAGAAATGGAATCTCCAAGTGTGGTCCCACCAGCATCATGTACAGTTGtcacaactcttatactcagaGTACAGACATTGAAGGCAGTCAGCAAAACACTCCCAAGGTTTTCAGGAATCTCAGGGACCATTCAAAGTCCAAAGCCAGTGgtggagcacaacccaaaccctTGAAAACTGACAGTCCCACCCCTAAGTGGTGAACTTCCTGGCTGACCTCGGGCATCACCAACCCAGGATAATGTCCCAGGTGAAGAAGACCAACATGGCCCTCAGCTCCATGATGTAAGACCAGGGCAGATGTGGCCAGCTGCTCCATAAGTGAGGAACAGCTCAAATTGTGACTGTGATCATTGAATTAAACTGAACTCCCACCAGTTCTGGTGACATTCCAACTGTTCACACAGTCTTACCTAAAGCTGTTGAAAGGATTGCTACTCCAGGAATTAAACCATGGCTGTTTCTTCTGCCTTACAACTTGGCAGTGGGGTTAATAACCAGTCTTTTTCATGGGGTCAAACTAGAGGTTGTAGGTATAAAATGAAAGAGGAAATAATTAAAGGGGATCCAAGAGGCAAGTTTTTCTCATTGacagtggtgagtatatggaatgagctgccagagctgGAGGTAGAAGTGGGTACAATTGCAGATTTAAAACACAAGAGAGTACAgatactgagtaacacacacaaaatgctagaggaactcagcaggtcaggcagctatggaaaggaataaacagtcaatgctttgggccaagagcattcatcaggactgtagcTGCTTCCTCTGCCTTACACATGTGTTACAAACAGACAGACAAGGTAAATGATaacagtcttgaagaagggtctcggcccaaattgttgactgcttattcctctccataggtgcttcctgaccagctgagttcctccagcattttctgtctgttactCTGCAACATTTAAAACACATTTCAACAGAGAAATGATTAGAGAGTTATCGGTCAAGGACAGGCAAATGGGTCCAGCTCAGGCGGGCACCTTGGTCAACATGGACGAATTggcctaaagggcctgtttccatgctctgtgACTCTCAGTAAGATCAGAGGTAGCTGTGAATCTGAGGAGTTGGGGATAACGTAAGGAACATCCAGAAATGTGCACAGTTGGAGGTAATAACCAAGGGGTTGTCTCCTctgctctgcatttgggtcaagcctcctatACATGTCCTGACAGGATATGTAGAGGAGGTTTAACCCAAGCATGGAGCAGTGGAGATGATTTGGTGGTGAGCgattaataataaactgcaaaatagcaAGACATGAgaggccacaaaacaacagagaaCAGATGCGTAACTCAACAAGGCAACTGGAGGCTAGGAGTAACTGGTTGAAGTTGGTTGGTTTCATATGAGTGAACAAGAATTGTGGATGAGAGCTAGATCTAAATGGGAGGCAGGTGAAGCATTGGAAATGAGTAACAGGCTAGATGGAGACTGGAAGGCCGACACTCCTGACCCAGGAATTCTCAGCCAGTAGTGAGGGTTTCTCTTTGTCCACGTATCAGAGTAACTGCAAATGACATCTAATAAACAAAACTGGAAAGCTGCAGGCTGCTTTGATTTCAATCCCTTTTTGACCCTGGTTTTAAAATATCTGCTGAATGAAGGTGGGTCTTcttctgctttaaaaaaaattgattagCAAATTTATTGTTAGCAGACACTCCCTTCCCCCAGTAACTGCAAGTACTTGCTACACTGAGATTAGCAGACAGATGGTTGTAGCCGCAACAGTTGGTGCAAAGCAAAAGGAGCTGTACTTACTGGAAGGTGAGATGAAAGAAGGCTCTGTTCATTGCCGttgttttatattctatctgTCACCAGACAGAGAAGTAACCAGTTCTTCTTGTTATTCTTTCTTGGAATGGTTATAAAATTAGAGAAAACCACCTTGATCTCTAGCCTGCCTCACTTTCAGCAGAAACTTGGTATGCAGCAAGGTGTAGCATTCAGTGATTGAGGAGCCAGGAGTGAAGGGAGTCTGATATAACACTAAGTGCACAGATATTTGGATCTCAGATGTTGTAAAGTTACAAAATTTCCTTCAGAATTAGTGATTCAAAGCAAGACTTTGTTGATATTTAATAGATTAGATAGAAGAGTGAAGGAAAAGGGATTGCAGAAGGATCAGTACTGCTCACGGTGTGAGGAATGAACACCAGTCAGGAATTTATAAACTGGACGCCATCAGTTTAGCAAGGAGCAGTCATGTTAAGTTAAAATAACtcatttaaaaatatttcctTCTTTCATGACCTGCATTCAATTGCCTAGAATGAAATAATTTGCCAGCATTTCCATGTTTGTACAGTGAGGAAGAGATGTGTTTGAAAGCTGAAGGCCAGCCTCAGCCAGCCAGCTGGGAGAATCAAATGACCACCTCAGATCTCTGGAGCTGAGAGAAGTCTTTCAAACCACCACCCTCAGCACCCCAGCAGCTGTCAGTGTGGTTAACTTCTGTTCACACACCTGCCACGCTGCACACACCCCATGACAAGAAGCTTTatgcattttctaaatttaaagtgACACATTAGCTTCAGTCACAGATGTAAAAAGAAAGGAATTGCTGCAGATCTTTCCCTATTTAGAGAAGCAATAAGCCTAATGCAAAGAACAGAATCGTTATGATATACAAAGCGACCATTCATGCCATAGAAACCTTGTTGGTTCCCTGTGAGGCAATTCCTTCGGTCTCGATCCCCTGTTTACTTTCCCCCAGATAAGCTACAGGATTTctaatttactttccaaaatcCTGACTGGTTGTTTCCATCAGCTGTATGGGCAGCAAGTTCCAGATACTCACCATGATGTGTTTCCTCACACAACTTCTTTGACTATCATTAATTCTAATGAAAGATCACTGATCTGAaatctgtctccccatcacagatAAATGACCTGAAGGTTATTTCCAATATCCGGGTCACTTTTTAGCTTTTGAAACAATGTTTTATATTGGTTCAATACAAATTCCTTAAATATTGGGTACAAACTTTTAGGGAAATTAACTCCAAAGGATGACATTTCTATTGcctagttggagtattgtgttcatttctggccatttcattatgggaaggatgtggaagctttagagagggtgcaaaggagatctaccaggatcagagagcatgccttatgaagaaagattgagcaACCTAGGACTTTTTCTACttggagaggtgacttgataaaggtacaTAAGATGATAAGGAGCATAGACAGTGGACAGCCAACACCTTTTTCTCAGGGCAGTAATGGCTAATATGCGAAGGCATACTTTTAATGTAATTGGAGGTAAGACTAGGGGATTGTCAGCGGCTGATTTTTTGAGATTTTTTTACACAGCGTATAAAGCATGAAATGCTGGGAGTGGTGATAGAGGTaaaacattagagacatttaagagactctgaggcatatggatgaaagaaaaatggagggctatgagggGCACAAAGTTTAgaatgatcttggagtagattaaaaggtcagcacaacaccaAAGGGCCCTTACAGTGCTCTTCTGTCAATGCTCTTGTACTTGACTTtataaaacatagaaaaacacagaacacatACCTCCTGCATCAGCATTAATACTGTTGGTTCTAGGTAGACAAGTCCTTATGAAGggttctcaacctgaaacattcactctctttctctttccacatcTTTCTGCTTCATGACCAGCTAACTATCATACTACAGTAACTTTTGATAGTAGTTGCCTTGTAAGCTTCTTCCTGGTCAAATATCCACAGGTTAAATATCTTAGCCTCCCAAAACCAGTCTGCTAGGGATCAGAGGGATATCGGTTTGCTGAGGTTAGTGGTCACTATGTGCTCAATGTTGTAAGAAGTTATGGAGTATTGAGGTTAATTGCAAAATCACACAAAGAGATGCATCAACagggacaagagattctgcagatgctgaaaatcgtGAGCAACACATGTAGATGCTGGTCTCCCCTCACCCTATCTACTGATCTacaccttcctctctccccacctccttattctggcttcctcccactttctttccagtcctgatgaagggtcttggttcaaaacattgactgtttattccccttcatagatactGTGTGacctaccgagttcctccagcattttgtgcatgttgcacaGTAACTTTTTAGAAGAGTTAATATGTTGTTTACAGGTCACATGCATCCTGGGGGATACAGTGGGCCTTACGGCTCCAGACAcacaggttcagtcctgacttctgGCAATGTTTATGCGGA from Hypanus sabinus isolate sHypSab1 chromosome 1, sHypSab1.hap1, whole genome shotgun sequence includes these protein-coding regions:
- the LOC132397789 gene encoding T-complex protein 1 subunit zeta-like yields the protein MFLIQIRSSSFYLHCCKQEVGFLEMNESVKTISQYFRVEAALWQVCSKSAGVAIVITLRIVFITSLHKMDGDDPCTSSQTETEQDETEGENSPRTKIKRSSETSMPSGRQLVMFHRGKAEATLAINVAAARALQNMMRTNLGPKGTVKMLVSEAGDIRITKSGGLLLRSLRQQHPAASFIAQTVLSMNDRTGDGATSAVLLVGEMLKEAERYVSQGVHPRIIVEGLKAAKKEAIYCLDELWEDVDKSIMQKVARTSIGTKVCAELAEILAEPVATAVNSVSQSREPVDLKRVHLVAMGHELEQDVRLVNGVVLEQRGRHPDKKWRKEDAFVLAFNVALKQENRKHSSRYFYIDAGRKQRSAEAERRVIRENVRKIIALKWDVCGNSEKSFIVVNQKGIDPVALGEFASEGIVALWSVKKSDVEMLPLGCGGRVVSSLQDLSAECLGHAGLVYQETQGGSTYTFFEQCDDPRCVSLLIRDSNEHTLAQVKEAVLHGMRAVKNSVDDGSAMPGAGAVEIRIRNQLVHHRGTEMKGAALLGFQAFAEAILTIPKTLVENAGLDPYEVVSKALDAEEQTTIPVGIDLSSGELFQDWQTPVWDNCLVKHQLIHTSTAIVCNLLLVDGIVGTDKTLTPVDLTR